In a single window of the Biomphalaria glabrata chromosome 5, xgBioGlab47.1, whole genome shotgun sequence genome:
- the LOC106069763 gene encoding uncharacterized protein LOC106069763, producing the protein MRQGRQSRDISELEEMARNTYKKSKYSLTMDSGNNSIPLKSLPSRGVSTSEPDECEHPVISGTGAVATCFFLIGFLMFLVAFASNDWLGLEKGITLSLWRKCTRDFALNVWHCQPWQNAPDFIRAVQGFCIVGLITYILSVMILIAYLTIQYLQRLRGVLIALCLLLFTSGCMTLMALVVMGIKGHDYFKLLRADGGELAHLSSKGVDTSGVFYVGWSFVVAVISAFITLASFLFCMIEFVHINEDVD; encoded by the exons ATGAGACAAGGTAGACAGTCACGTGACATTTCTGAACTCGAAGAAATGGCGCGAAACacttacaagaaaagtaaataCTCTCTAACCATGGACTCGGGGAACAATTCAATCCCACTAAAATCACTCCCGTCCAGGGGCGTATCAACATCGGAACCAGATGAGTGTGAGCACCCAGTCATATCTGGGACGGGGGCGGTTGCTACGTGTTTCTTTCTGATTGGTTTCTTGATGTTTCTGGTTGCCTTCGCGTCTAATGATTGGCTAGGTCTGGAAAAGGGAATAACTCTTAGTTTGTGGAGGAAGTGCACTAGAGACTTTGCATTGAATGTCTGGCATTGTCAGCCCTGGCAGAATGCACCAG ACTTTATTAGAGCAGTCCAAGGATTCTGTATAGTTGGATTGATCACTTACATTTTATCTGTAATGATTTTAATTGCCTACCTAACAATCCAGTATCTGCAAAGATTGAGGGGAGTCCTTATAGCCTTATGCTTACTTTTATTTACTTCCG GCTGCATGACCTTAATGGCATTGGTCGTCATGGGAATCAAAGGTCACGATTACTTCAAATTGCTCCGGGCAGATGGTGGTGAATTAGCTCATCTCTCTTCTAAGGGTGTAGACACCTCAGGGGTCTTCTACGTGGGCTGGTCATTCGTTGTTGCCGTCATTTCCGCCTTCATTACACTGGCTAGCTTTCTCTTTTGTATGATTGAATTTGTCCATATAAACGAGGACGTTGACTAA